A genomic stretch from Natronomonas gomsonensis includes:
- a CDS encoding digeranylgeranylglycerophospholipid reductase gives MRERFDVVIAGAGPAGGQCARDLAARGYDVVVLETEPEDEFPRQSNKSTGGTFPSMMASFGIPDDVVMQFTDDVVIESPNDHFARERSGAVLDFGAFKEFLVEDGQRLGSEYYFDARVSKPIVEDGEPVGVKYNGSEEVYGDVIIDATGPSAPLAKDLGVTDLSRKNHAIGIEYEFEGVDLDHEGYADLHRSMMLRLDHEYAPGGYSWIFHTGGDTAKVGLCYIRNDSYQRYAEVDRTIDGYLDHWLDTDPRFESAERIEGRQHRGSAHIQPPTNLSTDSFMAIGDTVPTIDPLWGEGINKCMQSGRAAAKTVDSCLTPSNPDTSADAISLYDELWHDEVAPDMDSRLLMTEMLYLAPNDRYDTLLGDLNRLDDETLQRANAGEKRAILKLLHAGDVPLLARLAKHRRGR, from the coding sequence ATGCGCGAGCGCTTTGACGTGGTCATCGCCGGGGCGGGTCCGGCCGGCGGGCAGTGTGCACGCGACCTCGCCGCGAGAGGGTACGATGTCGTCGTGTTGGAGACGGAACCCGAAGACGAGTTCCCACGTCAGAGCAACAAATCCACCGGCGGGACGTTCCCGTCGATGATGGCGTCGTTCGGGATTCCCGACGACGTGGTGATGCAGTTCACCGACGACGTGGTCATCGAATCGCCGAACGACCATTTCGCCCGCGAACGGTCGGGCGCAGTCCTCGATTTCGGTGCGTTCAAGGAGTTCCTCGTCGAGGACGGCCAACGGCTCGGTTCGGAGTACTACTTCGACGCCCGGGTCTCGAAACCCATCGTCGAGGACGGCGAACCGGTCGGCGTGAAGTACAACGGCTCCGAGGAGGTGTACGGCGACGTGATAATCGACGCGACTGGTCCCTCCGCGCCGTTGGCGAAGGACCTCGGCGTCACCGACCTCAGTCGGAAGAACCACGCCATCGGCATCGAATACGAGTTCGAGGGCGTCGACCTCGACCACGAGGGGTACGCCGACCTGCATCGGTCCATGATGTTGCGTCTCGACCACGAGTACGCCCCCGGCGGCTACTCGTGGATTTTCCACACCGGCGGTGACACTGCAAAGGTCGGACTCTGTTACATCCGCAACGACAGCTACCAGCGCTACGCCGAGGTCGACCGCACCATCGACGGCTATCTCGACCACTGGCTCGACACCGACCCACGCTTCGAGAGCGCCGAACGCATCGAGGGCCGGCAACACCGCGGGTCGGCACACATCCAGCCGCCGACGAACCTCAGCACGGACAGCTTCATGGCCATCGGCGACACCGTCCCGACAATCGACCCGCTGTGGGGTGAAGGAATCAACAAGTGTATGCAGTCCGGCCGGGCCGCCGCAAAGACCGTCGACAGCTGTCTGACGCCCTCGAACCCCGACACCTCTGCCGACGCCATCTCGCTGTACGACGAGTTGTGGCACGACGAGGTGGCACCCGACATGGACTCGCGACTGTTGATGACGGAGATGCTGTATCTCGCCCCGAACGACCGCTACGACACTCTGCTGGGTGACCTCAACCGCCTCGACGACGAGACGCTCCAGCGAGCCAACGCCGGCGAAAAACGGGCCATCCTCAAACTGCTCCACGCCGGTGACGTGCCGCTGCTCGCCCGACTGGCGAAACATCGACGCGGCCGGTAA